The genome window CTTGCACATGCGCCACCCCAAACGTATATAACACATAACAATTAGATAAAATTACATCCCAATTCATCCAAATCATGtttaaccaagacacttacctctttccggcACAGTTAAACCCTCTAAAATAGCCCTTCCTTTAGAAACCACCTCCAATCGGCTTAAAATTAgacaaaaataactcaaaatcatcaaataatattgtaggaatcaatttcaaataataaagtcccaatctttacccaattctcaaaagtcaaccccgagcccacAAGGTCAAAACCTGAGCCAAGGTGTAGATCCCGACTATCCATAACCCTACGAGTCTAAATGTgttattagtttcaaaattaagtCCAAATCAACtttcaaatccctaatttttatttttcaaaacatagtcaaaACCCCCCTAATTTCTTTTCCAAATTCCATGATTTAGATGTAAAAATGCATGGGAAATCAAGATATAGTATCAAGTGAAAATCACTTATCCTTGTGCATTGTGTGAATATCCTCTTCAAAAATTGCCCCTCTCCAAGAATAGGGTTCATAATATGAGAAAATGGGTCTATGTCCCAAAATCCCTTCTAAATAATAAGCTGCGAAAGTCACAATTGTGACCAGggattcgcaattgcgagcctagCAAATGCGAACTAGATCCCTCCACCTAAAATATCGCAATAGCGACCAggaggctcgcaaatgcgaccaagtgtGGCAAATATGAACTGCCTTTCGCAATTgcggatgtcgcatttgtgacaccagcttcgcaaatgcgaaattgaCCTTCACTTCCTaacatcgcaaatgtgatccTCACTCCGCAAATGCGAGGTGTCACAAATATGAGCAGACCATCGCAATTGTGAGGTCTGCAGCACCAACAAAAGTCTGAACCTTCTCCAAACTAATTTGAAACCAATCCGAAACTAGCCCCTCGGGCCccataccaaacatccacacaggGTTATTAACCTCAAATAAACTCGCTCACATgctcaaaacataaaaataacatcCATAATCACGAATCAAATACCAAAACTCCTCATGCAACCCTTCAAATTCAAGAACATATATTCACAACCACGCATCTAATTCCTATCAAACCATCTCAGAATGAGGCAAATCATTGCACACAAgttttaaatgataaaatagaCCTATTCCAACCCCCAAAACGACAACCCAAATCCGATAGCCTCAATGTAACCTCATGGTCATACTtaggaaatttctaaaccttcaaattgcggCTTTCAGCAAAAAGAGCCAAATCATCCTAGAAATCTCTAAATCCAAATcacggacatacgcctaagtctaaaattaccatatgaGCCTATTGGAACCggcaaaattcaaattcgaggttgtttacaaaaaagtcaaaccttggtcaactcttataacttaagcttctaaaaatggaactaagtgttccaattcgctCTTAAACCTCCCCAGAACCAAACCATCCATCCCCGTAAGACATAAAAATAAACTGAACATACAAGAATCATCCAATAGGGAAATggagctcaaatacacaaaatgaccggttgggtcattacattctcccactCAAAAACAAACATTTATGctcgaacgagtttagagtcatacctgaagtgccaaaaGAGGGGGTATCTGGTCCGCATATTATGCTCGATCTCCCAACTTGCCTCggatccacgtccaatccgcactcaatagtgagtggaagcGGTCGCTAGAAGAATAGTActcaacaagagtcggggtcgatttccatagggagtttaatatgggtgttaATACACTTGATGAAAGCAAATGGAACAACTAGATTGCACATCCAAACAAAGGTTTttatttctaattctaattttattCTAACAATTATAAGCTGAGAGAAGAAACTAGAAAGCGAATGATTATTTTTGGTATATTTCCGAAtagttaaaaagcctagggatatGACCTTAACCTAGGTGTTCACCTAATGGGTTAAATAGGTTAAtatttgttttgttgattggcgtgtatatagctctcaactctacgttacccactcaatacctcttggtcatagagtgattttgcccaatttggctttctcaagcccaaatgttTATCgagctaaatagttgatatgagctcaagtcgggttctcactatctctagttttaaccctttaattaggctaatcaaactcttaattagcccaatttcttgttagtcaagtttttctaaactaggtctctctttctcaatcaaataccaagtcaaataggcatgaatcattATTTGcgaccattaattctaaaattaaagcataaactaggctaaataatcaacaccaaaTCATAAACatgcattaaattaaatacccataaggtttacacactagggttgggtcacaaccctagtaagaatctagctactcatagtgagaaatgaagaaaacaaagaagaaatactaattaaactcataatctaagattaaaatgataaaatgtgATTCGTAAAGCCTAAAatagtcacaaacttcctaaaatagcaaaatacAACGACTACAGCAActcaaacttcgaaacttgacctaaaaatatgATTCTCTCCTATTTATAGTGGCctaaaattcgctgacaaaaatgccctttgggaggttctgcggcagcacaattccatgtgcgatcCGCAGATTGCTTCAGCTTGCATGGACTTGcaatctgcagccgcacaatttgatCTACAGTTGCAATGtagcttctacggccgcacaattcttgtgcggtccgcacttcaggcaaGGCTTCAAGTCTCGGTCATTTGCACACTCTTTGAACTTTGAAGTCTTTATCAGTGCAGACCTTGTTTTACGGCCACACAATTTATGTGCGGTTCGCACATTAGCTAAAACTCTGTTAGGCTTCTTcacttgttctgcggccgcagagggAATTCTGTTGtccgcactttcttctgcggaccgcacatcttATGTTATACGCCCCTTCTTGCCTTGTTAGTCggaatactcctttttgagtcggatttcatcatgggagCCCAAGCTTCctacattcctgcaatttgcacactttcattagttttgggaacataaatcaatacttttggactaaaacaaaagcaaaaatgagctaataagtggtcaaaatccgcACTTATCAGCCTCATCGACTGGTTGAcatctccactgaacctttattgATGCAATAACTTTAGATCTGAGcttccgaacctgcctatccaaaatggccaccggctcctcctcgtaagctAGATTctcatccaactgaactgtgttgAGGTCCAAAAGATGGGACTTATCTTCATGATACTTTGAAAGCATAGAAATATGtaacaccggatgaactcctgaaaGAATAGGAGGCAAAGCAAGTCTATAAGCAACTTTGCCGAccttctctaacacctcaaacgggCTAGTAAACCACGGGCTCCATTTTCCCCTCTTTCCTAACATCATCActtccttcatgggtgaaactctaagaAGAACTTTCTCGCCCTCCATGAAAGCCACATCAAGAACCTTCTGGTCCGCATAACGCTTCTTTTTATATTGAGTTGTGCGAAGC of Nicotiana tomentosiformis chromosome 7, ASM39032v3, whole genome shotgun sequence contains these proteins:
- the LOC138895875 gene encoding uncharacterized protein, which gives rise to MASYTSELLARIYIREIVHLHGVPVSIISDCGTQFTLHFWSTVQRELGMKVEFSTALYGSQCRSPVGWFDPGEAILLGTNLVRDALEKVKLIQEGLRTTQYKKKRYADQKVLDVAFMEGEKVLLRVSPMKEVMMLGKRGKWSPWFTSPFEVLEKVGKVAYRLALPPILSGVHPVLHISMLSKYHEDKSHLLDLNTVQLDENLAYEEEPVAILDRQVRKLRSKVIASIKVQWRCQPVDEADKCGF